In Oryza brachyantha chromosome 2, ObraRS2, whole genome shotgun sequence, a single window of DNA contains:
- the LOC102711507 gene encoding 2-Cys peroxiredoxin BAS1, chloroplastic, which translates to MAACSFAAVVVSSATPAAKPLAPHSHSHSLSLPRSAARPLRLAAASSSRSARASSFVARAGGVDDAPLVGNKAPDFEAEAVFDQEFINVKLSDYIGKKYVILFFYPLDFTFVCPTEITAFSDRYEEFEKLDTEILGVSIDSVFSHLAWVQTDRKSGGLGDLKYPLISDVTKSISKSFGVLIHDQGIALRGLFIIDKEGVIQHSTINNLAIGRSVDETMRTLQALQYVQDNPDEVCPAGWKPGDKSMKPDPKGSKEYFAAI; encoded by the exons ATGGCCGCCtgctccttcgccgccgtcgtggtctcctccgccacccccgccgccAAGCCCCTCGCCCCGCACTCCCACTCccactccctctccctcccccgctccgccgccaggcccctccgcctcgccgccgcctcctcctccagatCCGCCCGGGCCAGCAGCttcgtcgcccgcgccggcggtgTG GACGATGCGCCGCTGGTCGGCAACAAGGCGCCCGACTTCGAGGCCGAGGCCGTCTTCGACCAGGAGTTCATCAAC GTGAAGCTATCTGATTACATCGGGAAGAAGTACGTGATTCTGTTCTTTTACCCATTGGACTTCACCTTCGTCTGCCCAACCG AGATTACCGCTTTCAGTGACAGATATGAGGAGTTTGAGAAGTTGGACACTGAGATCCTCGGTGTTTCAATTGACAGTGTG TTCTCCCATCTTGCATGGGTTCAGACAGACAGGAAGTCTGGTGGGCTTGGTGATCTGAAATATCCGTTGATTTCAGATGTTACTAAATCAATTTCAAAGTCCTTTGGTGTCTTGATCCATGACCAG GGAATTGCTCTGAGAGGACTTTTCATCATTGATAAGGAGGGAGTGATTCAGCACTCTACTATTAACAACCTTGCCATTGGACGCAGCGTAGATGAGACCATGAGGACCCTTCAG GCGTTGCAGTACGTCCAAGACAACCCGGACGAGGTCTGCCCGGCTGGATGGAAGCCCGGCGACAAGTCGATGAAGCCCGACCCCAAGGGCAGCAAGGAGTACTTCGCGGCCATCTGA
- the LOC102711782 gene encoding protein SMAX1-LIKE 3-like translates to MRAGGCTVQQALTVEAAAVVKQAVSLARRRGNAQVTPLHVASAMLQGGAGAATAGLLRAACLRSHSHPLQCKALELCFNVALNRLPASAGASPLLGHGHGHHVYYPPSLSNALVAAFKRAQAHQRRGSVETQQQPVLAVKIELEQLVISILDDPSVSRVMREAGFSSTQVKANVEQAVSSLEASKPCTATAAAQNPNPNGSAAGSSPVQEAKPSRMPLDQVREEDIAAILDCLANRGKKRIMVVAECAAAAEAAARAAVDRIKRGEARHQQHDALRAAQVVTLSVSRFRGAPREEAERRLAELRCVVKGAGAGGNVNGRAVVLAVEDLAWAAEFWAGRVGRRPACGYYYCAVEHAVAEVRALACHGGVWLVGHGTYQTNMRCREGHPSLESLWGLQTLAVPAGSLDLSLTCADADAGDADSGAMAMAAVNQQSAKARCDRGGSGSTSPCLSLLDAAGAACCGDCAAAKALPQSVLPPPTTTSIPPWMQHLHCRDPQETAHMKKWMSAHGGSPSRRTALNISTVVSPCSSVSSYEQYYPLHQPYQPWLVADDDDAQEAKQHPWKSRCRGDVVAVGGADDGGKLLLLPAVKVKSHDSSASNGSVEVECRSRFKEVSAENLKVLCGALEKEVPWQKEIVPEIASTVLRCRSGMAKRSRVNDASSKTSASSKEHTWMLFLGGDMDGKVRVARELASLVFGSPKSFVSIGAASSSPARSDNSTEQLHRSKRPRPETTTSGRDNDHLEALYDAVRDNPRRVILIEHVDKADRRCQTGIREAIESGVVRSRRDGGEDAVLGDAIVVLSCESLSSSSTTASSPPAMIKKAKTDSSTSGEELNVDDDHQRKAAASSSSSCFDLNMSVEDDEAAEERCSGEEAGKLLLKAVDRVLVFRSIEEL, encoded by the exons ATGAGGGCTGGGGGGTGCACGGTGCAGCAGGCGCTgacggtggaggcggcggcggtggtgaagcAGGCGGTGAgcctggcgcggcggcgagggaacGCGCAGGTGACGCCGCTGCACGTGGCGAGCGCGATGCTGCAgggcggggcgggggcggcgacggcggggctcCTCCGCGCGGCGTGCCTCCGGTCGCACTCGCACCCGCTGCAGTGCAAGGCCCTGGAGCTCTGCTTCAACGTCGCGCTCAACCGCCTCCCGGCCTCCGCCGgggcgtcgccgctgctcggccacggccacggccaccaTGTCTACTACCCGCCGTCGCTCTCCaacgcgctcgtcgccgcgtTCAAGCGCGCCCAGGCGCACCAGAGGCGGGGCTCCGTCGAGACCCAGCAGcagccggtgctcgccgtcaAGATCGAGCTCGAGCAGCTCGTCATCTCCATCCTCGACGATCCCAGCGTCAGCCGCGTCATGCGCGAGGCCGGCTTCTCCAGCACCCAGGTCAAGGCCAACGTCGAGCAGGCCGTCTCGTCCCTCGAGGCGAGCAAGCCATGCACCGCCACCGCTGCGGcccaaaaccctaaccctaacggCTCGGCTGCCGGTAGCTCGCCCGTTCAAGAGGCCAAACCTAGCAGGATGCCGCTCGATCAGGTCCGTGAGGAGGACATCGCGGCCATCCTGGACTGCCTGGCAAACCGGGGCAAGAAGCGGATCATGGTCGTCGCCGAgtgcgcggccgcggccgaggcggcggcgcgggcggctgTGGACAGAATCaagcgcggcgaggcgaggcacCAGCAGCACGACGCCCTTCGAGCCGCGCAGGTGGTCACCCTCAGCGTGTCCAGGTTCCGCGGCGCgccgagggaggaggcggagcggcggctcgCGGAGCTCCGGTGCGTCGTCaagggcgccggcgccggcggcaacgTTAACGGCCGGGCGGTGGTGCTCGCCGTGGAGGACCTCGCGTGGGCGGCCGAGTTCTGGGCTGGGCGCGTGGGAAGGAGGCCCGCCTGCGGCTACTACTACTGCGCCGTGGAGCACGCCGTGGCGGAGGTGCGAGCCCTGGCGTGCCACGGCGGCGTCTGGCTCGTCGGCCACGGCACGTACCAGACCAACATGCGGTGCCGGGAGGGGCACCCCTCGCTGGAGAGCCTCTGGGGCCTCCAGACGCTCGCCGTCCCCGCCGGCAGCCTCGACCTCAGCCTCAcctgcgccgacgccgacgccggagaCGCCGACAG TGGtgcaatggcaatggcagcGGTCAATCAGCAGTCGGCGAAAGCGAGGTGTGACAGAGGCGGGAGCGGATCGACGTCGCCTTGCCTGTCACTTTTGGACGCTGCAGGTGCCGCCTGCTGCGGCGATTGCGCCGCAGCCAAAGCACTGCCGCAGTCAgtcttgccgccgccgacgacgacgagcatcCCTCCGTGGATGCAGCACCTCCATTGCCGCGATCCG CAGGAGACTGCTCATATGAAGAAATGGATGTCGGCGCATGgcggctcgccgtcgcgcaGGACGGCTCTGAACATCTCCACGGTGGTGTCGCCGTGCTCCTCCGTGTCATCCTACGAGCAGTACTACCCGTTGCACCAGCCCTACCAGCCATGGCTCGTCGCGGACGACGATGATGCCCAAGAGGCGAAGCAGCACCCTTGGAAATCCAGGTGCAGGGGCGACGTCGTGGCCgtgggcggcgccgacgatggcggcaagcttcttcttcttcccgccGTCAAGGTCAAGTCCCACGACTCGAGCGCCTCCAATGGCTCCGTGGAGGTGGAGTGCCGGTCCAGGTTCAAGGAGGTCAGCGCCGAGAACCTCAAGGTGCTGTGCGGCGCGCTGGAGAAGGAGGTGCCGTGGCAGAAGGAGATCGTGCCGGAGATCGCCAGCACGGTTCTCCGGTGCCGGTCGGGCATGGCGAAGAGATCGCGTGTCAATGACGCCTCGTCGAAGACATCGGCGAGCTCCAAGGAGCACACGTGGATGCTCTTCCTCGGCGGCGACATGGATGGCAAGGTGAGGGTGGCGAGGGAGCTGGCGAGCCTCGTCTTCGGCTCACCGAAGAGCTTCGTGTCCATcggcgccgcgtcgtcgtcgccggcacgGTCGGACAACTCAACCGAGCAGCTGCACCGGAGCAAGCGGCCAAGGCcagagacgacgacgagcgggCGGGACAATGACCACCTCGAGGCGCTCTACGACGCCGTGCGCGACAACCCGCGGCGCGTCATTCTCATCGAGCACGTCGACAAGGCCGACCGGCGCTGCCAGACGGGCATAAGGGAGGCCATCGAAAGCGGCGTGGTGCGgagccgccgcgacggcggagAGGATGCCGTCCTCGGAGACGCCATCGTCGTCCTCAGCTGCGAGAGCTTGAGCTCAagctcgacgacggcgtcctccccgccggcgaTGATCAAGAAGGCCAAGACAGACAGCAGCACTAGCGGGGAGGAGCTCAACGTGGATGACGATCACCAGCGCAAGgcggccgcgtcgtcgtcgtcgtcctgctTCGATCTGAACATGAGcgtggaggacgacgaggcggcggaggagcgtTGCTCCGGCGAAGAAGCCGGCAAGCTGCTGCTCAAGGCAGTGGACAGGGTGCTGGTGTTCAGATCAATTGAGGAATTGTGA